The following coding sequences are from one Achromobacter sp. B7 window:
- the thiE gene encoding thiamine phosphate synthase, protein MKPLRFPSGLYGVTPEWDDTDRLLQAVRKAAEGGMRSLQLRRKNVPDAVRAAQARALAPLCRELGVVFLINDDWRLALDVGADGAHVGRDDESLAHIRAEAGPDLILGGSSYDDLTRARELLDAGADYIAFGAMFASTVKPDTVRAPLSVLTEARRLVDERDAPRPAVVAIGGITPDNAPLVAQAGADAIAVITALFEAPSIRAAAVACSAPYSANPLRKP, encoded by the coding sequence ATGAAACCCCTGCGCTTTCCTTCCGGCCTGTACGGCGTGACGCCCGAATGGGACGACACCGACCGCCTGCTGCAAGCCGTGCGCAAGGCCGCTGAGGGCGGCATGCGCTCCCTGCAATTGCGCCGCAAGAACGTGCCCGACGCCGTGCGTGCGGCGCAAGCGCGCGCCCTGGCGCCGCTGTGCCGCGAGCTTGGCGTGGTGTTCCTGATCAACGACGACTGGCGCCTGGCGCTTGACGTGGGCGCCGACGGCGCGCACGTCGGCCGCGACGACGAAAGCCTGGCGCACATCCGCGCCGAAGCCGGCCCCGACCTGATTCTGGGCGGCTCCAGCTACGACGACCTGACCCGCGCCCGCGAACTGCTGGACGCCGGCGCCGACTACATCGCCTTTGGCGCCATGTTCGCGTCCACCGTCAAGCCGGACACCGTGCGCGCGCCGCTGTCGGTGCTGACCGAAGCGCGCCGCCTCGTCGACGAGCGCGACGCGCCCCGGCCCGCCGTGGTCGCCATCGGCGGCATCACGCCCGACAACGCGCCGCTGGTGGCTCAGGCCGGCGCCGACGCCATCGCCGTCATCACCGCCCTTTTCGAAGCGCCCAGCATCCGTGCCGCCGCGGTGGCCTGCTCCGCGCCCTATTCCGCCAACCCTCTTCGCAAGCCTTGA
- a CDS encoding hydroxymethylpyrimidine/phosphomethylpyrimidine kinase, translating to MAPVTPPLVLVFGPFDPSGSDGLPADAVTCARLGCHGLAAVTALTVQDTAGIEEIHPVSPDLLDDQARCLLEDMSVQAIKVGGLYTAETASVAAQVAADYSQVPLVLHLGQRAPLPADAADEDDADDLLAATLELVLPQTNLLVIEHLRLAQWHADGDIDIGDAPSPMHALVAAGAQWVLVLGSPQRPGHFANVLLGPSGQTHTWPWQTPPDRNGDAGGLAATAITAMLARGLDMPEAVRQGLAHADASVAASFLPGMGRRIPNRIQPQ from the coding sequence GTGGCCCCCGTTACCCCCCCTCTCGTTTTGGTCTTCGGCCCGTTTGATCCCTCGGGATCGGACGGCCTGCCCGCGGACGCCGTTACCTGCGCCCGCCTGGGCTGTCATGGCCTGGCGGCCGTGACCGCACTGACTGTGCAGGACACTGCCGGCATCGAAGAAATCCATCCCGTTTCGCCCGACCTGCTGGACGACCAGGCACGCTGCCTGCTGGAAGATATGTCCGTGCAGGCCATCAAGGTGGGCGGACTATACACCGCGGAAACGGCAAGCGTGGCCGCGCAGGTGGCCGCTGACTACAGCCAGGTGCCGCTGGTGTTGCACCTGGGCCAGCGCGCCCCGCTGCCCGCCGACGCCGCCGATGAAGACGACGCCGACGACCTCCTGGCCGCGACGCTGGAGCTGGTGCTGCCGCAGACGAATCTGCTTGTCATCGAACACCTGCGGCTGGCCCAGTGGCACGCCGACGGCGACATCGATATCGGGGACGCCCCGTCCCCCATGCACGCCCTGGTGGCGGCCGGCGCGCAGTGGGTGTTGGTGCTGGGCAGCCCGCAGCGGCCCGGCCACTTCGCCAACGTGCTGCTCGGCCCCAGCGGCCAGACCCACACCTGGCCCTGGCAGACCCCGCCCGACCGCAACGGCGACGCCGGCGGCCTGGCCGCCACGGCCATCACCGCCATGCTGGCGCGCGGGCTGGACATGCCGGAAGCCGTGCGCCAGGGCCTGGCGCATGCCGATGCCTCGGTGGCCGCCAGCTTCCTGCCGGGCATGGGCCGGCGCATTCCCAACCGGATCCAACCGCAATGA
- a CDS encoding rubredoxin, translating to MRTWMCLICGWVYDEEAGLPDEGIAPGTRWEDVPPNWVCPECGARKEDFELMEI from the coding sequence ATGCGTACTTGGATGTGTCTGATTTGCGGCTGGGTCTATGACGAAGAGGCCGGCCTCCCCGACGAAGGTATCGCGCCCGGCACCCGCTGGGAAGACGTGCCGCCGAACTGGGTCTGTCCCGAATGCGGCGCCCGCAAAGAGGATTTCGAATTGATGGAAATCTGA
- a CDS encoding YqgE/AlgH family protein, which translates to MTEKHHESATTQAANFANQFLIAMPGMVEGSLAGSVIYVCEHTERGALGLVINRPTDLTLGTLFERIELTLEIGPVKDTLVYFGGPVQTDRGFVLHAPAGDYSSSIKMGAMALTTSRDVLQAVADGNGPERMLVTLGYAGWGAGQLESEMGQNAWLNVGADDHIIFDVPAEDRYPAALKLLGIDPVMLAGDAGHA; encoded by the coding sequence ATGACGGAAAAACACCACGAATCCGCCACCACGCAGGCGGCCAACTTTGCCAACCAGTTCCTGATCGCCATGCCCGGCATGGTCGAGGGCAGCCTGGCCGGCTCGGTCATCTACGTGTGCGAACACACCGAGCGCGGCGCGCTGGGGCTGGTCATCAACCGGCCTACGGACCTGACGCTGGGCACCTTGTTCGAGCGCATCGAACTGACGCTTGAAATCGGCCCCGTCAAAGACACGCTGGTTTATTTCGGCGGCCCGGTCCAGACCGACCGCGGCTTCGTGCTGCACGCGCCCGCCGGCGACTACAGCTCCAGCATCAAGATGGGCGCCATGGCGCTGACCACCTCGCGCGACGTGCTGCAAGCCGTGGCCGACGGCAACGGCCCCGAACGCATGCTGGTCACGCTGGGTTATGCCGGCTGGGGCGCGGGGCAGCTGGAAAGCGAGATGGGCCAGAACGCGTGGCTCAATGTCGGCGCCGACGATCACATCATCTTCGACGTACCCGCCGAAGACCGCTACCCGGCCGCGCTCAAGCTGCTGGGCATCGATCCGGTCATGCTGGCGGGCGATGCGGGCCATGCCTGA
- the ruvX gene encoding Holliday junction resolvase RuvX, which translates to MPEETLLGFDFGEKKIGIAIGNTLTRQARPLEIIFSEIRDARFGRIAALLQEWQPHRVVVGLALDADGGEQPATARCRRFANQLHGRFGIAVELVDERGSSMEAQRLLGTHAADDAMAAAVILQRYLDTLPAP; encoded by the coding sequence ATGCCTGAAGAAACACTGCTTGGTTTTGACTTCGGCGAAAAAAAGATCGGCATCGCCATCGGCAACACGCTGACGCGCCAGGCGCGCCCGCTGGAAATCATCTTCAGTGAAATCCGCGATGCGCGCTTTGGCCGCATCGCGGCGCTGTTGCAGGAATGGCAGCCGCACCGTGTGGTGGTAGGGCTGGCGCTTGACGCCGATGGCGGCGAACAACCCGCCACCGCGCGCTGCCGCCGCTTCGCCAACCAACTGCACGGCCGCTTCGGCATCGCCGTTGAACTGGTCGACGAACGCGGTTCCAGCATGGAAGCGCAGCGGCTGCTGGGCACGCACGCCGCCGACGACGCGATGGCAGCGGCTGTTATCCTGCAACGATATCTGGATACCCTGCCAGCGCCGTGA
- a CDS encoding aspartate carbamoyltransferase has translation MLNPQLDRRGELIHLLTTEGLPKRHVQRLLDDARGYARSAETAPTPSVPVSPTSFSATSFSPTPFSPTSDAIVAPCPVFLSLADDREAYAACATRLSLLPVVLDAQAVDPHAGDPLAQTVAGLQPGVLVLRHAASGAAHCAAAHAAPGLRILNAGDGSHADPLPALALVQAMLNARQDLTNLAVTLVGDVRHCGVARSVIHAMTTLGVPEVRVVAPRTLLPEGLPQLGVRECGSLYEGLLDADVIIVLPLKVEQISGALLPSAREYAHGYGLTPAALAAAKPDALLLPVGALTPGVEVDGDVAASLPPVQAQLADLEQHLRLAALSLLAGDAP, from the coding sequence ATGCTCAATCCGCAACTTGATCGCCGCGGCGAACTCATCCATCTGCTGACAACGGAAGGGCTGCCCAAGCGCCACGTCCAGCGCTTGCTTGACGATGCGCGCGGCTATGCCCGGTCGGCAGAGACGGCGCCGACGCCCTCCGTGCCCGTCTCCCCCACGTCGTTCTCCGCCACATCGTTCTCTCCCACGCCCTTCTCCCCCACGTCCGACGCCATCGTCGCGCCATGTCCCGTGTTCCTGTCCCTGGCTGACGACCGCGAGGCGTATGCCGCCTGCGCGACGCGCCTGTCCCTGCTGCCCGTGGTCCTGGACGCGCAAGCCGTGGACCCGCACGCCGGCGATCCCCTGGCGCAGACCGTGGCCGGTTTGCAGCCGGGCGTGCTGGTATTGCGCCACGCGGCCAGTGGCGCGGCGCATTGCGCCGCCGCGCATGCCGCGCCGGGACTGCGCATTCTTAATGCCGGCGATGGATCGCATGCCGACCCCTTGCCTGCCCTGGCGCTGGTGCAGGCGATGCTGAACGCAAGGCAGGACCTGACCAACCTGGCCGTGACGCTGGTGGGCGACGTGCGCCATTGCGGCGTGGCGCGTTCCGTCATCCACGCCATGACCACGCTGGGCGTGCCCGAAGTGCGCGTGGTCGCGCCGCGCACCTTGCTGCCGGAAGGCTTGCCGCAGTTGGGCGTGCGCGAATGCGGCAGCCTGTACGAAGGCTTGCTGGACGCCGACGTCATCATCGTCTTGCCGTTGAAGGTTGAGCAGATCAGCGGCGCGCTGCTGCCGTCCGCGCGCGAATACGCACATGGCTACGGCCTGACGCCCGCCGCGCTTGCCGCCGCCAAACCCGATGCGCTGCTGTTGCCCGTGGGCGCATTGACGCCGGGCGTGGAAGTGGACGGCGACGTGGCCGCCAGCCTGCCGCCCGTGCAGGCGCAGTTGGCGGACCTGGAACAGCATCTGCGCCTGGCCGCGTTGAGCCTGCTGGCCGGAGACGCGCCATGA
- a CDS encoding dihydroorotase codes for MRLHIANGRLIDPANAVDGRHDLYLADGHVVAVGTAPDGFQADRVFDAQGLAVLPGLVDLSARVAQPGHATGLAFAPAELRAALAGGVTRLVMPPDADAAPDEPGKVDALMRQQEAGHPRIYPLGAMTVGLAGQTLTEMGLLAQAGCVAFAQGEHGIADTRVLWGAMRYASGLGHTLWLRPQDPWLAPRAVVAGGAYAERLGLEGLAPQAETIALNTIFELQRATGARVHLTRLSTAAGLALLRAAKREGLAVTADVSVHNLHLTDVDIGFFDTHYHLQPPLRGQRDRDAIQAALADGLVAALCSDHTPVDTLGKAAPFASSTPGATALELLLSLTLKWARDHRVPLADALARVTSGPGAVLNSLENSRTVGSAFAPAVGSASSAARAGQLGVGAPADACVVDLDAEWLVTPSALQSRSPHTPFAGMMLPGRVRATVVGGQLAWETSV; via the coding sequence ATGAGGCTGCATATCGCCAACGGCCGCCTGATCGATCCCGCCAATGCGGTGGACGGGCGGCACGATCTTTACCTTGCCGACGGCCATGTCGTCGCGGTGGGCACCGCGCCCGACGGCTTCCAGGCCGACCGTGTATTCGATGCGCAGGGCTTGGCCGTGTTGCCCGGCCTGGTCGACTTGTCGGCCAGGGTCGCGCAGCCTGGCCACGCGACCGGTCTGGCCTTCGCGCCCGCCGAATTGCGCGCGGCATTGGCAGGCGGCGTGACGCGCCTGGTGATGCCGCCGGATGCCGACGCCGCGCCGGACGAACCGGGCAAGGTCGACGCGCTGATGCGCCAACAGGAAGCCGGCCACCCGCGCATCTACCCGCTGGGCGCGATGACGGTTGGGCTGGCGGGCCAGACGCTGACGGAGATGGGCTTGCTAGCCCAGGCCGGTTGCGTGGCGTTCGCACAGGGCGAACATGGCATCGCGGATACCCGTGTGCTGTGGGGCGCGATGCGTTATGCCAGCGGGCTGGGCCACACGCTGTGGCTGCGCCCGCAAGACCCGTGGTTGGCGCCGCGCGCCGTGGTTGCCGGGGGCGCCTATGCCGAACGGCTGGGGCTGGAAGGCCTGGCGCCGCAAGCGGAAACGATTGCGCTGAATACGATTTTTGAATTGCAGCGGGCAACGGGCGCGCGCGTGCACCTGACGCGGTTGTCCACGGCGGCGGGCTTGGCGCTGCTGCGCGCGGCCAAGCGCGAGGGGCTGGCGGTGACGGCGGACGTGTCGGTTCACAACCTGCACCTGACCGACGTGGACATCGGATTCTTCGACACGCACTACCACCTGCAACCGCCGCTGCGCGGCCAGCGTGACCGCGACGCCATCCAGGCGGCGTTGGCCGACGGCCTGGTTGCGGCGCTGTGTTCGGACCACACGCCCGTGGACACGCTGGGCAAGGCGGCGCCGTTCGCGTCGTCCACGCCAGGGGCAACGGCGTTGGAGCTGTTGCTGTCCTTGACCTTGAAATGGGCGCGCGACCATCGTGTGCCGCTGGCCGACGCGCTGGCGCGCGTCACATCCGGCCCCGGCGCCGTGTTGAACAGCCTGGAGAATAGCCGGACGGTCGGCTCGGCATTTGCCCCGGCAGTCGGCTCAGCAAGCAGCGCGGCGCGGGCCGGGCAACTGGGCGTGGGTGCGCCCGCCGATGCTTGCGTGGTGGACCTGGACGCCGAATGGCTGGTGACGCCGTCGGCGCTGCAAAGCCGCAGCCCGCACACGCCGTTCGCGGGTATGATGCTGCCCGGTCGGGTACGCGCCACCGTGGTCGGTGGCCAACTGGCCTGGGAGACTTCAGTTTGA
- a CDS encoding 1-acyl-sn-glycerol-3-phosphate acyltransferase — MKLLRFVLRLALVLPLIVYGLVCVGLVYPFIRPATRAWLNRSWSRALMAVCGLKVAFKGEPRMTGPVLLVANHVSWIDIFVLNSARPTSFVAKSEIRKWPVIGWLVAGAGTLFIERGQRHAVHAMGEAMQARFKLGDAVGLFPEGTTTEGFDLLPFHASLFEPARSAAVEIQPVALRFLRHGKRDGFAAFVGEESLVANLWRVLGATGLAVEVVFLPPLAARHPDGSLPTRLELSHQARDAILGVL, encoded by the coding sequence TTGAAGCTGCTGCGCTTTGTCTTACGGCTGGCCCTGGTGCTGCCGCTGATTGTCTATGGCCTGGTGTGCGTGGGCCTTGTCTACCCCTTCATCCGCCCCGCGACGCGCGCCTGGCTGAACCGTTCATGGTCTCGCGCGTTGATGGCCGTCTGTGGCCTGAAGGTCGCTTTCAAGGGCGAACCCCGCATGACCGGGCCCGTGCTGCTGGTGGCCAACCATGTGTCGTGGATCGATATCTTCGTCCTGAATTCCGCGCGCCCCACCTCGTTCGTCGCCAAAAGCGAGATCCGCAAATGGCCGGTGATCGGCTGGCTGGTGGCGGGCGCCGGCACCTTGTTCATCGAACGCGGCCAACGGCACGCGGTGCACGCGATGGGCGAGGCCATGCAGGCCCGGTTCAAGCTGGGCGATGCGGTGGGGCTGTTTCCCGAAGGCACCACGACCGAAGGCTTCGACCTGCTTCCATTTCATGCCAGCCTGTTCGAACCGGCGCGTTCGGCGGCCGTTGAGATCCAGCCGGTGGCGCTGCGCTTCCTGCGCCACGGCAAGCGCGACGGCTTTGCCGCCTTTGTTGGCGAAGAAAGCCTGGTGGCCAATCTTTGGCGCGTGTTGGGCGCGACGGGGCTGGCCGTTGAAGTGGTGTTCCTGCCGCCGCTGGCGGCGCGGCATCCGGATGGCAGCCTGCCCACGCGGCTGGAGCTGTCGCATCAGGCTCGCGACGCAATCCTGGGCGTGTTGTAA
- a CDS encoding LysR family transcriptional regulator, which produces MLTFKQIEALYWTVRLGTFSASAQKLHTTQSAITKRIQELEADFDVALFDRSGHRAELTARGHEVYALAEEMLGHRDRLLVRLKGQHTLTGTFRFGITEITAMTWLPALIRLLRAHYPRITLEPHIDLGADLLKRLQAGQLDMAFLHGEFAEPNLQVVALQRLEFAWMGSPDLIDASRVYTPADIARLPLLRQSRESGLNMIYDGWLRPHTPDSNIFTINSLIAMAGLTAAGFGVSCLPRDYFADMVSKKQLVIARTSTAPPQSVYSAMFRRDADVAFCESVAELAESCCEFSGGI; this is translated from the coding sequence ATGCTGACCTTCAAGCAGATCGAGGCGCTGTACTGGACCGTGCGGCTGGGCACGTTTTCGGCATCGGCGCAAAAGCTGCACACCACGCAATCGGCCATCACCAAGCGCATCCAGGAACTGGAGGCGGACTTCGACGTGGCGCTGTTCGACCGCTCGGGCCACCGCGCGGAATTGACGGCGCGCGGGCACGAGGTCTATGCGCTGGCCGAAGAAATGCTGGGGCATCGCGACCGCTTGCTGGTGCGTTTGAAGGGCCAGCACACGCTGACCGGAACGTTTCGCTTCGGCATCACCGAGATCACGGCGATGACGTGGCTGCCCGCGCTGATCCGCCTGCTGCGCGCGCACTATCCGCGCATCACGCTTGAGCCGCACATCGACCTGGGCGCCGACCTGCTCAAGCGCTTGCAGGCCGGGCAGCTGGACATGGCGTTCCTGCATGGGGAATTCGCGGAACCCAACTTGCAGGTGGTGGCGCTACAGCGGCTGGAATTCGCGTGGATGGGCAGCCCCGACCTGATCGACGCCAGCCGCGTCTACACGCCCGCCGACATCGCGCGCCTGCCGCTGCTGCGGCAAAGCCGCGAATCGGGCTTGAACATGATTTACGACGGGTGGCTGCGGCCGCACACGCCCGACAGCAATATCTTCACGATCAACAGCCTGATCGCAATGGCGGGGCTGACCGCCGCCGGCTTTGGCGTCAGCTGCCTGCCGCGCGATTACTTTGCGGACATGGTCAGCAAGAAGCAGCTGGTGATTGCGCGCACCAGCACCGCGCCGCCGCAATCGGTCTACAGCGCGATGTTCCGCCGTGACGCGGACGTGGCGTTTTGTGAAAGCGTGGCCGAGCTGGCCGAGAGTTGCTGCGAGTTTTCCGGCGGCATCTGA
- a CDS encoding RraA family protein, giving the protein MAQILTGARQLPASPVAPAAVLQALAGIVTPHLSDNLARREGISGLHRYNRGGKLVGTALTVKTRPGDNLMIYKAMMQIQPGHVLVVDAGGDLSNAVLGEIMKRYLQLHGCAGVVVDGAIRDVAAFEADSFPCYARGHIHRGPYKDGPGEVNVPVSIGGQVIQPGDILVGDEDGLVSFPASDAQSLIEAAHAHAAKEERIMAEIAKGDKTQSWMQAAFAAKGLA; this is encoded by the coding sequence ATGGCTCAGATTCTTACCGGCGCACGCCAATTGCCGGCTTCCCCCGTTGCTCCCGCCGCCGTACTCCAAGCCCTGGCCGGCATCGTCACGCCGCACCTTAGCGACAACCTGGCGCGCCGCGAAGGCATCTCGGGCCTGCACCGCTACAACCGCGGCGGCAAGCTTGTTGGCACTGCCTTGACCGTCAAGACCCGCCCGGGCGACAACCTGATGATCTACAAGGCCATGATGCAGATCCAGCCCGGCCACGTGCTGGTGGTGGATGCGGGCGGCGACTTGTCCAACGCCGTGCTGGGCGAAATCATGAAGCGCTATTTGCAGCTGCACGGCTGCGCCGGCGTGGTGGTCGACGGCGCGATCCGCGACGTGGCCGCGTTCGAGGCCGACAGCTTTCCCTGCTATGCGCGCGGCCACATCCATCGTGGCCCGTACAAAGACGGCCCGGGCGAAGTCAACGTGCCCGTGTCGATCGGCGGCCAGGTCATCCAACCCGGCGACATCCTGGTGGGCGACGAAGACGGCCTGGTCAGCTTTCCCGCGTCCGACGCGCAAAGCCTGATCGAGGCCGCGCACGCGCACGCCGCCAAGGAAGAACGCATCATGGCCGAGATCGCCAAGGGCGATAAGACGCAAAGCTGGATGCAGGCCGCGTTTGCCGCCAAGGGGCTGGCATGA
- a CDS encoding aminotransferase class I/II-fold pyridoxal phosphate-dependent enzyme: MNAADTAFLADRALAIKPSPSMAAKTRVDQLRAQGRDIVDFTVGEPDLPTPAHIVQAGIDALNSGDIRYTASVGAKPLLEAVRAKFQRENGLDYGLDELIVGVGAKQLIFTALAASVQAGDEVIIPAPYWVSYPDMVLVNDGKPVVVACPEADGFKLTPQALEQAITPRTKWLLLNTPSNPTGAMYSEAELQALGEVLTRHPHVWLLTDEIYEHLAYGDARHASPAAVVPALAGRTLTINGVSKAYAMTGWRLGYAGGPKPLIRAMATLISQSTSCVSAISQAAARVALTADQRCVTDAAAIFHARRDRIASLLNAVPGIRCPQPQGAFYVYPSVEGLLGKRTPGGRVLQTDLDVVMYLLDDAGVAVLDGAAYGLSPYLRLSFATSMENIEEGCRRIAQACAALD; this comes from the coding sequence ATGAACGCCGCCGACACCGCCTTCCTGGCTGACCGCGCCCTGGCCATCAAGCCATCGCCCAGCATGGCCGCCAAGACGCGCGTGGATCAACTGCGCGCGCAGGGCCGCGACATCGTCGACTTCACGGTCGGTGAGCCGGACCTGCCCACGCCCGCGCACATCGTGCAGGCTGGCATCGACGCGCTGAACAGCGGCGACATCCGCTACACCGCGTCAGTCGGCGCCAAGCCGCTGCTGGAAGCGGTGCGCGCCAAGTTCCAGCGCGAGAACGGCCTGGACTACGGCCTGGACGAACTGATCGTGGGCGTGGGCGCCAAGCAGCTCATCTTCACGGCGCTGGCCGCCTCCGTGCAGGCCGGCGACGAAGTCATCATCCCCGCGCCGTACTGGGTGTCGTACCCGGACATGGTGCTGGTCAACGACGGCAAGCCGGTGGTGGTCGCCTGCCCCGAAGCCGACGGCTTCAAGCTGACGCCGCAAGCGCTGGAACAAGCCATCACGCCACGTACGAAGTGGCTGCTGCTGAACACCCCCAGCAACCCCACCGGCGCGATGTACAGCGAAGCGGAGCTGCAAGCGCTGGGCGAGGTGCTGACGCGCCATCCCCACGTGTGGTTGCTGACCGACGAAATCTACGAACACCTGGCGTATGGCGATGCGCGCCATGCCTCGCCGGCGGCCGTGGTGCCGGCGCTGGCGGGCCGCACGCTGACCATCAACGGCGTGTCCAAGGCCTATGCGATGACGGGTTGGCGCCTGGGTTACGCGGGCGGTCCCAAGCCGCTGATCCGCGCCATGGCCACGCTGATCTCGCAAAGCACCAGCTGCGTCAGCGCCATCAGCCAGGCGGCCGCCCGCGTGGCCTTGACCGCAGACCAGCGCTGCGTCACCGACGCCGCCGCCATCTTCCATGCGCGGCGAGACCGCATCGCGTCTTTGCTGAACGCCGTGCCCGGTATACGTTGCCCGCAACCGCAGGGCGCGTTCTACGTCTATCCGTCGGTGGAAGGCTTGCTGGGCAAGCGCACGCCCGGCGGCCGCGTGCTGCAAACCGATTTGGACGTGGTGATGTATCTGCTGGATGACGCGGGTGTCGCCGTGCTGGACGGCGCGGCCTATGGCTTGTCGCCGTACCTGCGCCTGAGCTTTGCCACATCGATGGAAAACATCGAAGAAGGATGCCGCCGCATCGCCCAGGCTTGCGCGGCGCTGGATTGA
- a CDS encoding ABC transporter substrate-binding protein: protein MKTTIASLLAAVGVAATLAPAAHADTLQDIKARGKFICGTMGTAEPFSFQDPKTRAVVGYEVDMCQAVADSLGVPLELKLIAVEARIPELIAGRVDVVAANLGWSPERAQQIDYSHQHFVSLQKILARDSEKDLKAPADLAGKRVSAVRGSSSEQGARKNIPNVDPVTFKDPSGAFLALQQGKVSGFVGSELMLVKLQHQAATSAVPVKILEPALFVEPWGMGVRKGDTAMLNQVNKVLDGMEASGQAGKVFDKWFGAGTQFNMKRDFRIEAIKG, encoded by the coding sequence ATGAAGACCACCATCGCCAGCCTTCTTGCCGCCGTGGGCGTTGCCGCCACGCTGGCGCCCGCCGCGCACGCGGACACGTTGCAGGACATCAAGGCGCGCGGCAAATTCATTTGCGGCACCATGGGCACCGCCGAGCCCTTCAGCTTTCAGGACCCCAAGACCCGTGCCGTGGTCGGCTATGAAGTCGATATGTGCCAGGCGGTGGCCGACAGCCTGGGCGTACCGCTGGAGCTCAAGCTGATCGCCGTTGAGGCCCGCATCCCCGAACTGATCGCGGGTCGCGTCGATGTGGTGGCGGCCAACCTGGGCTGGAGCCCCGAACGCGCGCAGCAGATCGATTATTCGCACCAGCATTTCGTCAGCCTGCAAAAGATCCTGGCCCGCGATTCCGAGAAAGACCTGAAGGCGCCCGCCGACCTGGCCGGCAAGCGCGTCAGCGCCGTGCGCGGCTCGTCGTCCGAGCAAGGCGCTCGCAAGAACATCCCCAACGTGGACCCCGTGACGTTCAAGGACCCCAGCGGCGCGTTCCTGGCCTTGCAGCAAGGCAAGGTCAGCGGCTTTGTCGGGTCTGAGCTAATGCTGGTCAAGCTTCAGCATCAGGCGGCCACCAGCGCCGTGCCAGTCAAGATTCTGGAGCCGGCGCTGTTCGTCGAGCCCTGGGGCATGGGCGTACGCAAGGGCGACACGGCGATGTTGAACCAGGTCAACAAGGTGCTGGACGGCATGGAGGCATCTGGCCAGGCCGGTAAGGTGTTCGACAAGTGGTTCGGCGCCGGCACGCAGTTCAACATGAAGCGCGACTTCCGCATCGAAGCCATCAAGGGTTGA
- a CDS encoding amino acid ABC transporter permease: protein MHYVFDFNAIFQGEYPTWLWRGFVTTLALAGLSWVLAFGVGSLLAVIRLTGSPVANAVIATYVAFHRNVPMLVHILFWYFGVPALLPQGASDWLNSHGSEFIMSCIAIALVMSAYICEDLRSAVRGIAPGQVEAARALGLGFLRTMRCVVLPQAFRIAIPPLLNQTLLLLKNTSLAMAIGVTELTAAGREIENYTFRTFEAYAVVTVIYLVLSFLIMGGGAILQRRYRPLGAR from the coding sequence ATGCATTACGTTTTCGACTTCAACGCCATTTTCCAGGGCGAGTATCCAACGTGGCTGTGGAGGGGATTCGTCACCACCCTGGCGCTGGCGGGGCTGTCCTGGGTGCTGGCGTTCGGCGTGGGCAGCCTGTTGGCGGTGATCCGCCTGACGGGCTCGCCCGTGGCCAACGCGGTGATCGCCACCTATGTGGCGTTTCATCGCAACGTGCCCATGCTGGTGCACATCCTGTTCTGGTACTTCGGCGTGCCGGCGCTGCTGCCGCAAGGGGCCAGCGACTGGCTCAACAGCCACGGCAGTGAATTCATCATGTCGTGCATCGCCATCGCGCTGGTGATGTCGGCCTACATCTGCGAAGACCTGCGCAGCGCCGTGCGCGGCATTGCGCCGGGGCAGGTCGAGGCCGCGCGAGCGCTGGGCCTGGGCTTTCTGCGCACCATGCGCTGCGTGGTGCTGCCGCAGGCGTTTCGCATCGCCATTCCGCCGCTGCTGAACCAGACGCTGCTGTTGTTGAAGAACACCAGCCTGGCGATGGCGATCGGGGTGACGGAGCTGACGGCGGCCGGGCGCGAAATCGAGAACTACACGTTCCGCACGTTCGAGGCCTATGCGGTGGTGACGGTGATTTATCTGGTGCTGTCGTTCCTCATCATGGGTGGCGGCGCGATCTTGCAACGACGGTATCGTCCGCTGGGGGCGCGCTGA